From the genome of Chryseobacterium geocarposphaerae:
TTTTTCATTTTTGTCGATGGCAACAATTCGTTGCTTGGTCATTGTTGCGGGGCCTAGCTTGTAATAATTATTAACGATGTTTACATTCATTCCTTCGCCGCCGTATATATTATTATGTCCCCAATTATAAATCACATTATTTCTAAAATCGGTAAGATCCGTCAATGCAAATTTGCTTCCTGCATATTCTCCCAATCTGGGATTTCGGCTGTCGTGATGAGCGTAGATATTATGATGAAAGGAAGCAAATTTTCCACCTGCAATTCCACCATATCCGTGAGCACCTTTTTGATGTACAGAGTTTCTCAGACTTTCTGCAATCACACACCACTGAAGCGTTGTGTTTTCGTTATTATAAATAGAAACTGTCTCGTCTGTTGACCAGCTCATCGAGCAATGATCTACCATCAGATTCTTGATGAACCTTGCTCCTAATGCATCGCCTTCAAAGTTTTTTTGGTCACCCATTCTGAAACGCATATATCGTATCATCACATTGTCTGCACCGACAAAGGTTTCGTAGTTGGCAACCGTGATTCCGTCTCCTGGAGCTGTTTGTCCGGCAATCGTAAGATTGCCTTCTTTTATTTTTAAAGGAGATTCCAGATAAATGGTTCCTCCTGTTTTAAATACAATATATCTCGCACCTTTCTGTTCTAAAGCATATCTTAAAGTTCCTTCTGAGCCGTCATCTGAAAGTTTGGTTACAAAATACACCTTTCCGCCACGGCCACCTGTTGTATATCTTCCAAAACCTTCTGCACCGGGAAAACTTAACACATTCTGAGCGTTAATGAATATGGAAATACCACATACAATTCCTATCGTGAAGAGTTTTGTGAACTGTTTTTTCATGACTGAAAATTCTTTGGTGTTTTTTAGGTTTAATTTATTTTAAACTTTTTGACGGGCTCCAGTTGTCTTTTCCTTTCAGAATATTCTGTGTGGTGTATTTTTTACTTTCTTCTTCGGTTATCTGATGTGACCAAGACACTCTTTTGGAAATATCAGATCCGTTTCCTTTGGAATTGAATTCCGCATACAAAGTGGTCTTTTCAGCATCAGGTTTATTCCAGTTGTGCCATCCTACAGGTTGTATGGTTGAATTAAGCTCGCAATTGACATAAACTGTCTTGGCAAAAGGTCTCCAGGGTCTTCCTAAGTAGACTGAATTTTCTTTTGCATTTCCAATGATTTTTGAATTAATAAAAACAAATCCGAATTCGTTTTCCTGTGGGGTAGAAGCGGCTGTAACGTAACTTGCTGTTTCTTTAGAATAAATTGTACAGTTTTCAAAAACAGCAGTTCCGGCTCCGAAGATATAATCGGTGGTTCCTTCTATATAGCAGTTTTTAAAATAATTTCTCGATGGTTTTGTTTTATCCGGTGAATCCTGAACTCCTTTTAAGTATAAAGTGTCCTGGTTTCCTAAGAACCGGCAGTTTTCAAAACTGATTCTGTCACCGGAAGTTAAAACTGCAACGGCTTGTCCCACTCTTCCTGAACTGTTTTCAAATGAAACATTTTTGGCTGTAAAATTATTGGAGTAAATAAAAACCGTAGAAGAACCTGTAGTTCCGATCTCTTTTCCTTCCGGATTCTTTTTTGATGCAAAATCATCGTAAGTGATGATCGTGTTTTGAGGATTTTCTCCTTCCAGTACAATAGCTCCTTTAGTTTCGGGAATGGTAATTTTTTCTTTGTAAATTCCTGCTTTAATTACAATTTTTGTTCTTGTGGAAAAACCATTTTCAACGGCATCGATGGCTTGCTGTACGGTAGTAAAGTTGCCTTTTCCGTCTTTTGAAACCACGATCGTTTTATCTTCAGTTTTAAAAGAAAGAAAACTTAGCAGGAGAATCAAAAAGATTGAAAATGCGGTTAAATTTCTAAGAAAAGAGGAAGCGTTCATTGAAAAATTTTTAGTTAAAATACAGACTTCTCTTTGTGGGATGAAGCCTGTATTTCTTTGATATGAATGTGAAATTTTTATCTAGTAACCATAATCCTGGGTAAGGTTATAGTTAGAGTTGATGACATCCAAAGCTATTGGAAGCAATTCTTTCCTGTTTGCCTGGAAATAGTACGCATAACTCTTGATAGGATCACCACTGATGTATGGCTGAGTCATGGCAAGTCTCCAGTTTACTTTTGTATAGCCAGAAGGTGTCGCCACACTTTGGTTCGGGCTATAGAAAACGTCTGATTTTGCAACTCCAGTCGCAGTATAGAAGTCGATGTCTGTAACGTTTTGTTGTGCTGTTTTCGTTTTATCGTAAGCTACTTTTTTATAGAAAATATATTCAGGAACATTAGCATAAATACCTGTACCATTCATGAAT
Proteins encoded in this window:
- a CDS encoding pectate lyase family protein, with amino-acid sequence MKKQFTKLFTIGIVCGISIFINAQNVLSFPGAEGFGRYTTGGRGGKVYFVTKLSDDGSEGTLRYALEQKGARYIVFKTGGTIYLESPLKIKEGNLTIAGQTAPGDGITVANYETFVGADNVMIRYMRFRMGDQKNFEGDALGARFIKNLMVDHCSMSWSTDETVSIYNNENTTLQWCVIAESLRNSVHQKGAHGYGGIAGGKFASFHHNIYAHHDSRNPRLGEYAGSKFALTDLTDFRNNVIYNWGHNNIYGGEGMNVNIVNNYYKLGPATMTKQRIVAIDKNEKPETEVYNIWGKYYINGNIIEGNPGISKDNWPKGVFAQMKSSYNLTEKDKNSIKINQPHDIQNNIKTDTPKEAYDKVLQIGGASLVRDLVDLHILKDIENGSFTYNGSKGSSNGIIDSQKDVGGFPDLKPGTSPSDSDSDGMPDEWEIKNNLNPKVANANGRDLDKNYDNIEVYFNDLVKKITEKQ
- a CDS encoding pectinesterase family protein; this encodes MNASSFLRNLTAFSIFLILLLSFLSFKTEDKTIVVSKDGKGNFTTVQQAIDAVENGFSTRTKIVIKAGIYKEKITIPETKGAIVLEGENPQNTIITYDDFASKKNPEGKEIGTTGSSTVFIYSNNFTAKNVSFENSSGRVGQAVAVLTSGDRISFENCRFLGNQDTLYLKGVQDSPDKTKPSRNYFKNCYIEGTTDYIFGAGTAVFENCTIYSKETASYVTAASTPQENEFGFVFINSKIIGNAKENSVYLGRPWRPFAKTVYVNCELNSTIQPVGWHNWNKPDAEKTTLYAEFNSKGNGSDISKRVSWSHQITEEESKKYTTQNILKGKDNWSPSKSLK